The proteins below are encoded in one region of Silene latifolia isolate original U9 population chromosome 2, ASM4854445v1, whole genome shotgun sequence:
- the LOC141642872 gene encoding protein CHROMATIN REMODELING 24 isoform X2 — MAETATTKKKPLSLNDRIRLLSASHSRRPPPPPSSHFIGGENFQPSFNLESPPQNDTTDFPRFSGIVDLDSFSDVTRLSKEDDAVEQSTPDLSAIADFDLHGDVTKPLKHNVGVSAWKDDSNHDSNPSFLADSHHDVAKLSKEDNTVDPSAPDFSAIGSFHLHSGTTKLSKDNVQVSAGNYDSDHASNPSFPADTDSNPPHEKPKTEKVKIEGRRRLCKVSTQSNENDTDHAKEESHQFFDVSDFSSPPLGKDLGCGGYQIRDILNDLSSRLEFLSIEKKKTSRTVDLKAVPSVDEFAETVKDNGADQKKDVTVENEYASAGSSFAGSSDQSRSSSEADNGQSKTAKNDLATKFDWHNFGEVTKPSSNFEGKVPQNMGRNVNEKPSVSSRHSAYSFKDEIDIDHGQSKSEVVWHDFAEVTKQSCNLKGKAPRSISRNVVEKSAVSHRQTVYSFKDDFDIDTLAQVNQPRKNVPRKEPKSVSTVFEESAVSHKKTAHKLKNDNDEDDCVEVGSHGWKRAGVANMGFASSRVAEIVDGDEVVLRSDNAFILKDPRSSFELSPKISKMLYPHQREGLKWLWSLHCQGKGGILGDDMGLGKTMQIAGYLAGMFHSRLIKRAMIVAPKTLIPHWIKELSVVGLSKMIKEYFGACPKLRNYELQYVFQEKGILLTTYDIVRNNTKQLCGGQFYDEDDVPLWDYMILDEGHLIKNPSTQRAKSLLEIPCAHRIIISGTPIQNNLKELWALFNFCCPDLLGDKQGFKEKYENPILRGNDKKASERDKRVGSMVAKELRDRIQPYFLRRMKSEVFSEDGTTESTKLSRKNEIIVWLRLTSSQRHLYEAFLRSEIVLSAFDGSPLAAITILKKICDHPYLLTKRAAEDLLEGMDSMLNQEDRSLAEKLATHAANLTGEDDFQENNANVSCKISFILSLLENLIPEGHNVLIFSQTRKMLNLIQESLVTRGFEFLRIDGTTKANDRLKIVNEFQEGHGAPIFLLTSQVGGLGLTLTKADRVIVVDPAWNPSTDNQSVDRAYRIGQKKNVVVYRLITCGTIEEKMYRMQVFKGGLFKTATEHKEQTRYFTQQDLKELFSLPKDGFDISPTQIQLHAEHGDQISMSNDLKDHIKFLESFGIGGVSDHGLLYSKSEPTPSGPIEEEEIRRRSTTSNRHFGGSSTDLPVNGSQYAFKPKEVKTQIVNSSPKTPDNMSESEIKDRIRRLSQLLSNKATVSKLPDKGEKLRKQMSELAVELENLVTPEKDNEIIELDDVADQMRSSLHV; from the exons ATGGCGGAAACTGCGACAACGAAGAAGAAACCTCTTAGCCTTAACGATCGCATTCGTCTCCTCTCCGCTTCTCACTCTCGCCGTCCTCCGCCACCGCCTTCATCTCACTTTATTG GTGGAGAGAATTTCCAGCCGTCGTTTAACCTAGAATCTCCTCCTCAAAACGACACTACCGATTTTCCTCGATTCTCCGGGATTGTTGACTTGGATTCCTTTTCAG ATGTTACGAGGTTGTCCAAGGAAGATGACGCAGTTGAACAAAGTACCCCTGATTTATCCGCCATCGCCGATTTTGACTTGCACGGCG ATGTTACGAAGCCGTTGAAGCATAATGTTGGAGTTTCTGCTTGGAAAGATGACTCAAATCATGATAGCAACCCTAGTTTCCTTGCTGACTCTCATCATG ATGTTGCGAAGTTGTCCAAGGAAGATAACACAGTTGATCCAAGTGCCCCTGATTTTTCCGCAATCGGCAGTTTCCACTTGCATAGCG GTACCACAAAGCTGTCAAAGGACAATGTTCAAGTTTCTGCGGGGAATTATGACTCAGATCATGCGAGTAACCCTAGTTTTCCTGCGGACACTGATAGCAACCCTCCTCATG AGAAACCAAAAACGGAGAAGGTTAAAATCGAAGGGAGAAGGCGCCTCTGCAAAGTGTCCACCCAAAGCAATGAAAATGATACTGACCATGCAAAAGAGGAAAGTCATCAATTTTTTGATGTGTCTGATTTTAGCTCACCCCCACTGGGGAAGGATTTGGGTTGTGGGGGGTACCAGATTAGGGATATATTGAACGATTTGAGTTCTAGGCTTGAATTTTTGTCTATAGAGAAGAAGAAAACTTCAAGGACTGTTGACCTAAAGGCAGTTCCTTCGGTTGATGAGTTTGCAGAGACAGTGAAGGACAACGGTGCGGATCAAAAGAAGGATGTAACAGTAGAAAATGAATATGCTAGTGCGGGTTCTTCCTTTGCTGGCTCATCTGATCAGTCAAGATCTTCTTCTGAGGCAGATAATGGGCAGAGCAAAACAGCAAAGAATGATCTTGCTACAAAATTTGACTGGCATAATTTTGGTGAGGTGACAAAACCAAGCAGTAACTTTGAAGGAAAGGTACCACAAAACATGGGTAGAAATGTTAACGAGAAACCTTCTGTTTCTTCAAGGCATTCTGCGTATAGTTTCAAAGATGAAATTGACATAGATCATGGGCAAAGCAAAAGTGAAGTTGTCTGGCATGATTTTGCAGAGGTGACAAAACAAAGTTGTAATCTAAAAGGAAAGGCACCAAGAAGTATAAGTAGGAATGTTGTTGAGAAATCTGCTGTTTCTCACAGACAGACTGTTTATAGTTTCAAAGACGATTTTGACATAGATACTCTAGCACAGGTGAACCAGCCAAGGAAGAATGTCCCTCGGAAAGAACCCAAGAGTGTTAGTACAGTCTTTGAGGAAAGTGCTGTTTCTCATAAAAAGACTGCTCATAAGTTGAAAAATGATAACGATGAGGATGATTGTGTGGAGGTGGGAAGTCATGGCTGGAAGAGAGCTGGTGTAGCAAATATGGGGTTTGCTAGCTCACGTGTGGCCGAGATTGTAGATGGTGATGAGGTTGTTTTAAGGAGCGATAACGCGTTTATTCTGAAAGATCCAAGGTCAAGTTTTGAACTATCTCCTAAAATTAGCAAAATGCTTTATCCCCATCAACGTGAAGGATTAAAGTGGCTCTGGTCTCTCCATTGTCAAGGGAAAGGTGGAATTTTAGGAGATGATATGGGCTTGGGAAAAACAATGCAg ATTGCTGGGTACTTAGCTGGCATGTTTCATTCACGCTTAATAAAGAGGGCAATGATTGTGGCTCCCAAGACACTCATCCCTCATTGGATTAAAGAGCTATCTGTGGTTGGTCTTTCAAAGATGATAAAAGA ATATTTTGGAGCATGTCCAAAGTTGCGGAACTACGAGCTCCAATATGTGTTTCAG GAGAAAGGTATTCTACTAACAACTTACGATATTGTAAGGAACAACACAAAACAGCTATGTGGGGGTCAATTTTATGACGAGGATGATGTCCCACTATGGGATTATATGATATTGGATGAg GGCCATCTCATTAAAAATCCAAGTACTCAAAGAGCCAAAAGTTTGCTTGAAATTCCGTGTGCTCATCGTATCATCATCAGTGGCACTCCAATACAGAACAATTTAAAG GAGTTGTGGGCACTCTTTAATTTCTGCTGCCCTGATTTATTAGGGGACAAGCAAGG CTTTAAAGAAAAGTACGAGAACCCCATTCTCCGGGGTAATGACAAAAAAGCGTCAGAAAGGGATAAGCGCGTTGGTTCAATGGTTGCAAAG GAGTTAAGGGATAGAATTCAACCATATTTTCTTCGACGAATGAAAAGTGAAGTGTTTTCTGAGGATGGGACCACCGAAAGCACAAAGCTGTCCCGAAAGAATGAGATAATAGTCTGGCTTCGGTTGACCAGCAGCCAG CGTCACCTCTATGAAGCTTTTCTCAGGAGTGAAATAGTCCTTTCAGCTTTTGATGGCTCTCCCCTGGCTGCAATCACG ATTCTGAAAAAGATATGTGATCACCCATATCTCTTGACAAAGAGAGCAGCTGAAGATCTGTTGGAAGGCATGGACTCGATGCTAAATCAAGAAGACCGTAGTCTTGCAGAAAAACTGGCAACACATGCAGCTAATTTGACAGGTGAAGACGATTTTCAGGAGAATAATGCCAATGTCTCATGCAAGATATCATTTATACTATCTTTGCTG GAAAATCTGATTCCAGAGGGGCATAATGTTCTTATATTTTCTCAGACTCGGAAAATGCTTAATCTTATTCAG GAATCACTTGTGACACGTGGATTTGAGTTCCTTCGTATTGATGGCACAACCAAAGCTAACGACAGATTAAAAATTGTAAAC GAATTTCAAGAAGGTCATGGAGCTCCCATCTTTTTGTTGACTTCACAAGTTGGTGGTCTTGGCTTAACCCTTACAAAAGCTGATCGTGTAATCGTAGTTGATCCAGCGTGGAACCCTAG TACGGATAACCAAAGTGTTGACCGTGCTTATCGAATTGGCCAGAAGAAAAATGTTGTCGTGTACAGATTGATAACATGTGGTACGATCGAAGAAAAGATGTATAGGATGCAG GTATTCAAAGGCGGCTTATTTAAAACAGCTACTGAGCACAAAGAGCAAACACGTTATTTCACTCAGCAG GATCTTAAGGAACTTTTTAGCCTTCCCAAGGACGGTTTCGACATTTCTCCAACTCAGATACAGCTGCACGCGGAACATGGTGACCAGATTTCAAT GAGCAACGATTTGAAAGATCATATTAAATTCCTGGAGTCTTTTGGCATAGGAGGCGTTAGTGATCATGGTTTGCTTTACTCCAAGTCAGAACCGACACCATCAGGGCCAATAGAAGAAGAGGAAATAAG GAGGAGGTCAACTACGTCTAATCGACATTTTGGTGGTTCGTCAACAGATCTGCCGGTCAATGG GTCTCAGTATGCATTTAAGCCCAAGGAAGTGAAAACTCAAATAGTGAACTCTTCTCCAAAAACCCCGGATAACATGAGCGAATCAGAAATTAAAGACAGAATCAGGCGATTATCTCAACTATTATCAAACAAG GCTACTGTTTCAAAATTACCGGACAAGGGCGAGAAACTTCGGAAGCAAATGTCCGAACTAGCTGTAGAACTTGAGAATTTGGTGACGCCTGAGAAGGACAATGAGATCATCGAACTTGATGACGTTGCTGACCAGATGCGGAGTTCATTACATGTATAG
- the LOC141642872 gene encoding protein CHROMATIN REMODELING 24 isoform X1: MAETATTKKKPLSLNDRIRLLSASHSRRPPPPPSSHFIGGENFQPSFNLESPPQNDTTDFPRFSGIVDLDSFSDVTRLSKEDDAVEQSTPDLSAIADFDLHGDVTKPLKHNVGVSAWKDDSNHDSNPSFLADSHHDVAKLSKEDNTVDPSAPDFSAIGSFHLHSVAGTTKLSKDNVQVSAGNYDSDHASNPSFPADTDSNPPHEKPKTEKVKIEGRRRLCKVSTQSNENDTDHAKEESHQFFDVSDFSSPPLGKDLGCGGYQIRDILNDLSSRLEFLSIEKKKTSRTVDLKAVPSVDEFAETVKDNGADQKKDVTVENEYASAGSSFAGSSDQSRSSSEADNGQSKTAKNDLATKFDWHNFGEVTKPSSNFEGKVPQNMGRNVNEKPSVSSRHSAYSFKDEIDIDHGQSKSEVVWHDFAEVTKQSCNLKGKAPRSISRNVVEKSAVSHRQTVYSFKDDFDIDTLAQVNQPRKNVPRKEPKSVSTVFEESAVSHKKTAHKLKNDNDEDDCVEVGSHGWKRAGVANMGFASSRVAEIVDGDEVVLRSDNAFILKDPRSSFELSPKISKMLYPHQREGLKWLWSLHCQGKGGILGDDMGLGKTMQIAGYLAGMFHSRLIKRAMIVAPKTLIPHWIKELSVVGLSKMIKEYFGACPKLRNYELQYVFQEKGILLTTYDIVRNNTKQLCGGQFYDEDDVPLWDYMILDEGHLIKNPSTQRAKSLLEIPCAHRIIISGTPIQNNLKELWALFNFCCPDLLGDKQGFKEKYENPILRGNDKKASERDKRVGSMVAKELRDRIQPYFLRRMKSEVFSEDGTTESTKLSRKNEIIVWLRLTSSQRHLYEAFLRSEIVLSAFDGSPLAAITILKKICDHPYLLTKRAAEDLLEGMDSMLNQEDRSLAEKLATHAANLTGEDDFQENNANVSCKISFILSLLENLIPEGHNVLIFSQTRKMLNLIQESLVTRGFEFLRIDGTTKANDRLKIVNEFQEGHGAPIFLLTSQVGGLGLTLTKADRVIVVDPAWNPSTDNQSVDRAYRIGQKKNVVVYRLITCGTIEEKMYRMQVFKGGLFKTATEHKEQTRYFTQQDLKELFSLPKDGFDISPTQIQLHAEHGDQISMSNDLKDHIKFLESFGIGGVSDHGLLYSKSEPTPSGPIEEEEIRRRSTTSNRHFGGSSTDLPVNGSQYAFKPKEVKTQIVNSSPKTPDNMSESEIKDRIRRLSQLLSNKATVSKLPDKGEKLRKQMSELAVELENLVTPEKDNEIIELDDVADQMRSSLHV; the protein is encoded by the exons ATGGCGGAAACTGCGACAACGAAGAAGAAACCTCTTAGCCTTAACGATCGCATTCGTCTCCTCTCCGCTTCTCACTCTCGCCGTCCTCCGCCACCGCCTTCATCTCACTTTATTG GTGGAGAGAATTTCCAGCCGTCGTTTAACCTAGAATCTCCTCCTCAAAACGACACTACCGATTTTCCTCGATTCTCCGGGATTGTTGACTTGGATTCCTTTTCAG ATGTTACGAGGTTGTCCAAGGAAGATGACGCAGTTGAACAAAGTACCCCTGATTTATCCGCCATCGCCGATTTTGACTTGCACGGCG ATGTTACGAAGCCGTTGAAGCATAATGTTGGAGTTTCTGCTTGGAAAGATGACTCAAATCATGATAGCAACCCTAGTTTCCTTGCTGACTCTCATCATG ATGTTGCGAAGTTGTCCAAGGAAGATAACACAGTTGATCCAAGTGCCCCTGATTTTTCCGCAATCGGCAGTTTCCACTTGCATAGCG TTGCAGGTACCACAAAGCTGTCAAAGGACAATGTTCAAGTTTCTGCGGGGAATTATGACTCAGATCATGCGAGTAACCCTAGTTTTCCTGCGGACACTGATAGCAACCCTCCTCATG AGAAACCAAAAACGGAGAAGGTTAAAATCGAAGGGAGAAGGCGCCTCTGCAAAGTGTCCACCCAAAGCAATGAAAATGATACTGACCATGCAAAAGAGGAAAGTCATCAATTTTTTGATGTGTCTGATTTTAGCTCACCCCCACTGGGGAAGGATTTGGGTTGTGGGGGGTACCAGATTAGGGATATATTGAACGATTTGAGTTCTAGGCTTGAATTTTTGTCTATAGAGAAGAAGAAAACTTCAAGGACTGTTGACCTAAAGGCAGTTCCTTCGGTTGATGAGTTTGCAGAGACAGTGAAGGACAACGGTGCGGATCAAAAGAAGGATGTAACAGTAGAAAATGAATATGCTAGTGCGGGTTCTTCCTTTGCTGGCTCATCTGATCAGTCAAGATCTTCTTCTGAGGCAGATAATGGGCAGAGCAAAACAGCAAAGAATGATCTTGCTACAAAATTTGACTGGCATAATTTTGGTGAGGTGACAAAACCAAGCAGTAACTTTGAAGGAAAGGTACCACAAAACATGGGTAGAAATGTTAACGAGAAACCTTCTGTTTCTTCAAGGCATTCTGCGTATAGTTTCAAAGATGAAATTGACATAGATCATGGGCAAAGCAAAAGTGAAGTTGTCTGGCATGATTTTGCAGAGGTGACAAAACAAAGTTGTAATCTAAAAGGAAAGGCACCAAGAAGTATAAGTAGGAATGTTGTTGAGAAATCTGCTGTTTCTCACAGACAGACTGTTTATAGTTTCAAAGACGATTTTGACATAGATACTCTAGCACAGGTGAACCAGCCAAGGAAGAATGTCCCTCGGAAAGAACCCAAGAGTGTTAGTACAGTCTTTGAGGAAAGTGCTGTTTCTCATAAAAAGACTGCTCATAAGTTGAAAAATGATAACGATGAGGATGATTGTGTGGAGGTGGGAAGTCATGGCTGGAAGAGAGCTGGTGTAGCAAATATGGGGTTTGCTAGCTCACGTGTGGCCGAGATTGTAGATGGTGATGAGGTTGTTTTAAGGAGCGATAACGCGTTTATTCTGAAAGATCCAAGGTCAAGTTTTGAACTATCTCCTAAAATTAGCAAAATGCTTTATCCCCATCAACGTGAAGGATTAAAGTGGCTCTGGTCTCTCCATTGTCAAGGGAAAGGTGGAATTTTAGGAGATGATATGGGCTTGGGAAAAACAATGCAg ATTGCTGGGTACTTAGCTGGCATGTTTCATTCACGCTTAATAAAGAGGGCAATGATTGTGGCTCCCAAGACACTCATCCCTCATTGGATTAAAGAGCTATCTGTGGTTGGTCTTTCAAAGATGATAAAAGA ATATTTTGGAGCATGTCCAAAGTTGCGGAACTACGAGCTCCAATATGTGTTTCAG GAGAAAGGTATTCTACTAACAACTTACGATATTGTAAGGAACAACACAAAACAGCTATGTGGGGGTCAATTTTATGACGAGGATGATGTCCCACTATGGGATTATATGATATTGGATGAg GGCCATCTCATTAAAAATCCAAGTACTCAAAGAGCCAAAAGTTTGCTTGAAATTCCGTGTGCTCATCGTATCATCATCAGTGGCACTCCAATACAGAACAATTTAAAG GAGTTGTGGGCACTCTTTAATTTCTGCTGCCCTGATTTATTAGGGGACAAGCAAGG CTTTAAAGAAAAGTACGAGAACCCCATTCTCCGGGGTAATGACAAAAAAGCGTCAGAAAGGGATAAGCGCGTTGGTTCAATGGTTGCAAAG GAGTTAAGGGATAGAATTCAACCATATTTTCTTCGACGAATGAAAAGTGAAGTGTTTTCTGAGGATGGGACCACCGAAAGCACAAAGCTGTCCCGAAAGAATGAGATAATAGTCTGGCTTCGGTTGACCAGCAGCCAG CGTCACCTCTATGAAGCTTTTCTCAGGAGTGAAATAGTCCTTTCAGCTTTTGATGGCTCTCCCCTGGCTGCAATCACG ATTCTGAAAAAGATATGTGATCACCCATATCTCTTGACAAAGAGAGCAGCTGAAGATCTGTTGGAAGGCATGGACTCGATGCTAAATCAAGAAGACCGTAGTCTTGCAGAAAAACTGGCAACACATGCAGCTAATTTGACAGGTGAAGACGATTTTCAGGAGAATAATGCCAATGTCTCATGCAAGATATCATTTATACTATCTTTGCTG GAAAATCTGATTCCAGAGGGGCATAATGTTCTTATATTTTCTCAGACTCGGAAAATGCTTAATCTTATTCAG GAATCACTTGTGACACGTGGATTTGAGTTCCTTCGTATTGATGGCACAACCAAAGCTAACGACAGATTAAAAATTGTAAAC GAATTTCAAGAAGGTCATGGAGCTCCCATCTTTTTGTTGACTTCACAAGTTGGTGGTCTTGGCTTAACCCTTACAAAAGCTGATCGTGTAATCGTAGTTGATCCAGCGTGGAACCCTAG TACGGATAACCAAAGTGTTGACCGTGCTTATCGAATTGGCCAGAAGAAAAATGTTGTCGTGTACAGATTGATAACATGTGGTACGATCGAAGAAAAGATGTATAGGATGCAG GTATTCAAAGGCGGCTTATTTAAAACAGCTACTGAGCACAAAGAGCAAACACGTTATTTCACTCAGCAG GATCTTAAGGAACTTTTTAGCCTTCCCAAGGACGGTTTCGACATTTCTCCAACTCAGATACAGCTGCACGCGGAACATGGTGACCAGATTTCAAT GAGCAACGATTTGAAAGATCATATTAAATTCCTGGAGTCTTTTGGCATAGGAGGCGTTAGTGATCATGGTTTGCTTTACTCCAAGTCAGAACCGACACCATCAGGGCCAATAGAAGAAGAGGAAATAAG GAGGAGGTCAACTACGTCTAATCGACATTTTGGTGGTTCGTCAACAGATCTGCCGGTCAATGG GTCTCAGTATGCATTTAAGCCCAAGGAAGTGAAAACTCAAATAGTGAACTCTTCTCCAAAAACCCCGGATAACATGAGCGAATCAGAAATTAAAGACAGAATCAGGCGATTATCTCAACTATTATCAAACAAG GCTACTGTTTCAAAATTACCGGACAAGGGCGAGAAACTTCGGAAGCAAATGTCCGAACTAGCTGTAGAACTTGAGAATTTGGTGACGCCTGAGAAGGACAATGAGATCATCGAACTTGATGACGTTGCTGACCAGATGCGGAGTTCATTACATGTATAG
- the LOC141642873 gene encoding uncharacterized protein LOC141642873 produces the protein MATEEKVEGNQQVDGGEPAIGFAGKMEAKYRELKENAETYPYVWASYAVVYGGFGIWTLYRWRKLRKTEDRVRALQERLRQLVQAEEAAASSGSKSATSVDSASTSAHVSKPPK, from the coding sequence atggcaacgGAGGAAAAGGTAGAAGGGAACCAACAGGTCGATGGAGGTGAGCCTGCAATTGGATTTGCTGGGAAGATGGAAGCTAAGTATCGTGAACTCAAAGAGAATGCAGAAACGTACCCTTATGTATGGGCATCATATGCTGTTGTCTATGGCGGGTTTGGCATTTGGACTTTgtacagatggaggaagctccgCAAGACTGAGGACAGAGTCCGAGCACTTCAAGAGCGCTTGCGTCAACTTGTTCAAGCAGAGGAGGCTGCTGCTAGTTCTGGTTCTAAGTCAGCTACTTCTGTTGATAGTGCATCTACTTCTGCTCATGTTAGTAAACCTCCCAAATAA